Proteins found in one Nitratiruptor sp. SB155-2 genomic segment:
- the rsmI gene encoding 16S rRNA (cytidine(1402)-2'-O)-methyltransferase, whose translation MLTLVPTPIGNIEDITFRALRALKQANIILCEDTRVTKKLLTLLSDRFSETFQAKLISFHEHNQYLFLQKIDPNFFDQNVAYVSDAGMPGISDPGTALVRYAQEYGIDYEVLPGPTAFVTAYVASGFEEKEFCFFAFLPHKGKAREEKIRQLLASPNNSVLYESPHRLVKLLEQIASADPDRELFLAKELTKKYETFFKGSAKELSEKLSKETIKGEWVVVIQGSQQKDSTLSLDIEDIMVLPLPKKEKAKLLSKISDKSIKEWYSILNNS comes from the coding sequence GTGCTGACGCTCGTTCCTACCCCCATAGGTAACATTGAAGATATCACCTTTCGGGCTCTTCGAGCCCTCAAGCAAGCCAACATCATATTATGTGAAGACACAAGAGTTACTAAAAAACTCCTGACGCTTTTATCCGATCGTTTTAGTGAAACATTTCAAGCAAAACTTATCTCTTTTCATGAACACAATCAATATCTGTTTTTGCAAAAAATAGACCCGAACTTTTTTGATCAAAATGTGGCTTATGTCAGTGATGCGGGTATGCCTGGAATCAGTGACCCTGGTACTGCCCTTGTACGATATGCGCAAGAGTACGGGATAGATTACGAGGTTTTGCCAGGTCCCACCGCTTTTGTAACCGCTTATGTAGCCAGTGGATTTGAAGAAAAGGAGTTCTGTTTTTTTGCGTTTTTACCTCATAAGGGAAAAGCGAGAGAAGAAAAAATACGACAACTGCTAGCATCCCCAAATAACTCCGTTCTTTACGAATCCCCCCACAGACTTGTAAAACTTTTAGAACAAATTGCTTCCGCAGATCCTGATAGAGAGCTTTTCTTGGCTAAAGAATTGACAAAAAAATATGAAACATTCTTTAAAGGAAGTGCGAAAGAATTAAGCGAAAAGCTTTCCAAAGAGACCATTAAAGGAGAATGGGTCGTTGTGATACAAGGTTCTCAACAAAAAGATTCTACTTTATCGTTGGATATAGAAGATATTATGGTACTGCCATTACCAAAAAAAGAGAAGGCGAAACTCTTATCAAAAATAAGTGATAAAAGCATCAAAGAGTGGTACTCCATCCTTAATAATTCTTAA
- a CDS encoding homoserine dehydrogenase, whose amino-acid sequence MINVGIIGVGTVGTSVVKVLEKNRDIISARAGKEIQVVKGVVRNLEKKRNIDIPLTTDPFEVTDDPNIDIVVELMGGVEEAYEVVQRALKNKKAVVTANKALLAYHRYELQQLAGDIPFEFEASVAGGIPIIKALREGLSANHIDAIRGIMNGTCNYILTKMANEGAEFSAILKEAQELGYAEADPTFDIEGYDAAHKLLILASIAYGIDAKPEDILIEGITKINTLDFEFANEFGYSIKLLTIAKKRGNEVELRVHPTLVPNEQMIAKVDGVMNGVSVIGDVVGETMYYGPGAGGDATASAVVSNIIDIARGGKCSPMLGFKRPLESGMELASKDSILSNYYLRLLVEDRPGILAKIASIFGEYNISIESMLQKPGPDRLAHLLLSTHQCQESEIHKALNEIKQQAFLKEEPAMIRIEV is encoded by the coding sequence ATGATCAATGTAGGAATCATCGGTGTAGGGACGGTAGGCACCAGCGTCGTTAAAGTTTTGGAAAAAAACAGAGACATCATCAGCGCAAGAGCCGGGAAAGAGATCCAGGTGGTCAAAGGAGTCGTGAGAAATTTAGAGAAAAAACGGAATATCGATATCCCCTTGACCACTGACCCCTTTGAAGTGACGGACGATCCAAATATCGATATCGTTGTGGAGCTCATGGGAGGAGTGGAGGAAGCCTATGAAGTTGTTCAAAGAGCCTTGAAAAACAAAAAAGCCGTTGTAACGGCGAATAAAGCTCTTCTGGCTTATCATCGCTATGAACTGCAACAACTTGCCGGCGATATTCCCTTTGAGTTCGAAGCGAGTGTGGCTGGTGGTATTCCAATTATCAAGGCCCTTCGGGAAGGTCTGAGTGCCAACCATATCGATGCGATTCGGGGCATCATGAATGGAACCTGCAACTATATTTTGACGAAGATGGCAAACGAGGGAGCCGAGTTTTCCGCTATTTTAAAAGAGGCTCAAGAGCTTGGCTACGCAGAGGCTGATCCGACGTTTGATATAGAAGGATACGACGCAGCCCACAAACTACTCATCTTGGCAAGCATTGCCTATGGGATTGACGCAAAACCTGAAGATATTTTGATTGAGGGCATTACTAAAATCAATACACTCGATTTTGAATTTGCCAATGAGTTTGGCTACTCCATCAAACTGTTGACGATTGCCAAAAAAAGAGGCAACGAAGTGGAACTTCGAGTCCATCCGACACTGGTTCCCAATGAGCAGATGATCGCAAAAGTGGATGGCGTGATGAATGGAGTGAGCGTGATCGGAGATGTGGTTGGCGAGACGATGTACTACGGACCAGGAGCCGGTGGAGATGCCACTGCCAGTGCGGTTGTCTCCAATATCATCGATATCGCAAGAGGAGGAAAATGCTCTCCGATGCTTGGTTTCAAGCGCCCACTCGAATCTGGTATGGAGCTTGCCTCAAAAGATTCTATCCTTTCGAACTACTATCTGCGGCTTCTTGTGGAAGATAGACCAGGGATTTTAGCCAAGATCGCTTCAATATTTGGAGAGTACAATATCTCAATCGAGTCGATGCTTCAAAAACCGGGACCTGATAGACTGGCTCATCTTTTACTCTCAACCCATCAGTGCCAAGAGAGTGAGATACATAAAGCCTTGAATGAGATCAAACAACAGGCATTTTTGAAAGAAGAACCAGCCATGATTCGTATAGAGGTTTAA
- a CDS encoding molybdopterin oxidoreductase family protein produces MDVISVCTYCGVGCDIAATIEDGRIVKVGAKPQGVVSQGKLCIKGKYGWDYLYHPNRLRHVYIKKSFVQKNPDLFENVELTPFDSDFYTTSYESAYTIVAKKLQSIIDTHSPYSFAAIGGARTSCESGYLFQKFARKVIKSPHVDNCARVCHSPSLKGMRATIGEGAATNPFDDIYKTQNILVIGSNTTEAHPIVANRILDVVKEGVELSVIDVREIQLSKFAKNHCSIPFETNLMILNMIAHIILENGWENKEFIQKRCKNFEEYKENILNDEFADPSILEHIRGYEDLPQKLTSIAYDLAHKKSLIFWGLGITEHIDGSYAVMAITHLAMLTGNIGKEGAGLMPLRGQNNVQGTCDMGMLPYYLPDYQKPEVEGLMTPDLIDAMLEGKIKALFNMGEDIAHIHPNQNKIKKALKNLELLVVNEIFFNEITKYADVVFGVKSAYEKEGVYVNAERRLHLSQPLIDSNLPDDWEVLVGIGKYFDQNFVYENSESIWNEVRKVAHRRFQGASYEKLAKNRLRGLQWPVFEEDTPILHKDTFRTKDGYGTFRYKQYELRGMMKELMQKKDPHFYLTTGRIIVHYNNAAQTKACEKLAKRHVEDVLLVSEKDREFFEGKDRVVLESKYGRSHPLKIKFSKTIKRGTMYVSFHHAKSHINYLFGDEADAFVKTARFKSVKVKVL; encoded by the coding sequence ATGGATGTGATAAGTGTTTGCACCTACTGTGGCGTAGGATGTGATATAGCAGCGACGATAGAAGATGGGCGTATCGTAAAAGTAGGCGCGAAGCCCCAAGGCGTAGTGAGCCAGGGAAAACTTTGTATCAAAGGCAAATACGGATGGGATTATCTGTATCACCCAAATCGCCTTCGCCATGTCTATATCAAAAAGAGTTTCGTTCAAAAAAATCCAGATCTTTTTGAAAATGTCGAATTGACTCCATTTGATAGCGATTTCTATACCACTTCCTATGAATCGGCCTATACAATAGTTGCAAAGAAGCTTCAATCCATCATCGATACACATTCTCCATATTCCTTTGCTGCCATCGGGGGTGCAAGAACCAGTTGCGAAAGCGGATATCTTTTTCAAAAATTTGCAAGAAAAGTGATCAAAAGCCCACACGTGGACAATTGCGCCCGTGTCTGCCATTCACCGAGCCTCAAAGGGATGCGTGCGACCATCGGAGAAGGTGCTGCGACCAATCCATTTGACGATATCTACAAAACCCAAAACATTCTCGTCATCGGATCCAATACAACCGAAGCCCATCCGATCGTAGCAAACAGGATTTTGGATGTGGTGAAAGAGGGGGTGGAACTAAGCGTCATCGATGTGCGAGAGATTCAGCTGAGCAAATTTGCCAAAAACCACTGCTCCATTCCTTTTGAGACGAATCTTATGATCCTCAACATGATTGCCCATATTATTTTGGAAAACGGGTGGGAAAACAAAGAGTTTATCCAAAAACGGTGTAAAAATTTTGAGGAATACAAAGAGAACATATTAAATGATGAGTTTGCTGATCCATCCATACTCGAACATATCAGAGGATATGAGGATCTACCGCAAAAACTCACCTCCATAGCCTACGATCTAGCGCACAAAAAAAGCCTCATCTTTTGGGGACTTGGTATCACTGAACATATTGATGGGTCCTATGCGGTTATGGCGATAACCCATCTGGCGATGCTTACGGGAAATATCGGGAAAGAGGGTGCTGGTTTGATGCCTCTTCGAGGACAAAACAATGTCCAGGGTACCTGCGATATGGGTATGCTTCCATACTATTTGCCAGACTACCAAAAGCCCGAGGTTGAAGGATTGATGACGCCAGATCTGATAGATGCGATGTTGGAGGGCAAGATAAAGGCGCTTTTCAATATGGGAGAAGATATCGCCCATATCCACCCGAACCAAAACAAGATCAAAAAGGCTCTTAAAAATTTGGAACTTTTAGTGGTCAACGAGATCTTTTTCAATGAGATCACCAAATATGCCGATGTGGTTTTTGGCGTCAAAAGTGCCTATGAAAAAGAGGGGGTCTATGTGAATGCCGAAAGAAGGCTCCATCTTTCGCAACCTCTTATCGACTCCAACCTTCCGGATGACTGGGAAGTATTGGTTGGAATAGGCAAATATTTTGATCAAAATTTCGTATATGAAAATTCTGAGTCTATTTGGAATGAAGTACGCAAGGTGGCGCATAGGAGATTTCAGGGCGCAAGTTATGAAAAGCTTGCCAAAAATCGCCTCCGAGGACTTCAATGGCCTGTTTTTGAAGAGGATACTCCTATTTTGCATAAAGATACTTTTCGAACAAAAGACGGGTATGGAACATTTCGCTATAAACAGTATGAGCTTCGGGGCATGATGAAAGAGTTGATGCAAAAAAAAGATCCCCACTTCTATCTGACGACCGGACGAATCATCGTACACTATAACAATGCGGCACAAACCAAAGCGTGTGAAAAACTAGCCAAACGGCATGTAGAAGATGTTTTACTGGTGAGTGAAAAGGATAGAGAGTTTTTTGAAGGGAAAGATCGTGTCGTACTTGAAAGCAAATATGGAAGGTCCCATCCTTTGAAGATCAAATTTTCTAAAACGATCAAACGGGGTACGATGTATGTTTCCTTTCATCATGCAAAAAGCCATATCAACTACCTTTTCGGTGATGAAGCGGATGCGTTCGTCAAAACGGCCCGCTTTAAGAGTGTGAAAGTGAAAGTTTTGTAA
- the rpmE gene encoding 50S ribosomal protein L31 has translation MRKDIHPEYVECEVTCACGNHFVVMSNKPQLKIDICNKCHPFFTGSEKIVDTTGRVDKFKKKYNLK, from the coding sequence ATGAGAAAAGATATCCATCCAGAATACGTTGAGTGTGAAGTGACATGTGCGTGTGGGAACCATTTTGTAGTTATGTCCAATAAACCGCAGCTAAAAATAGACATCTGCAACAAGTGTCATCCATTCTTTACCGGAAGTGAAAAAATCGTAGATACGACCGGACGAGTAGACAAGTTTAAGAAAAAATATAACCTCAAGTAG
- a CDS encoding prepilin-type N-terminal cleavage/methylation domain-containing protein encodes MRKSFTLIELIFVIVIIGILASVAIPKFKGLTANSKIASELATASTIQSAIEDVHDEWVTNEGSFTWGNGRSSSELTSTGYPIKLGDCPPAFNWILKNSSVVDNKWTCQDNGGGIFTYRGPASQSNSGVAENGAGKPDSNDCWEYNATAGTFNLKENCS; translated from the coding sequence ATGCGTAAATCTTTCACCCTCATTGAACTTATCTTCGTTATCGTCATCATTGGCATCCTCGCCTCTGTGGCGATACCAAAATTCAAAGGTCTTACCGCAAATTCAAAAATAGCCAGCGAACTGGCCACTGCTTCCACGATACAAAGTGCCATTGAGGATGTTCACGATGAATGGGTGACAAACGAGGGAAGCTTTACATGGGGAAACGGAAGAAGCTCCAGTGAGCTTACCTCGACTGGATACCCGATAAAACTTGGAGACTGTCCACCTGCATTCAACTGGATTTTGAAAAACTCATCTGTAGTCGATAACAAATGGACATGCCAGGACAATGGCGGTGGGATATTCACCTACCGAGGTCCAGCATCCCAAAGTAACAGTGGTGTTGCAGAAAATGGGGCCGGAAAGCCAGATAGCAACGACTGCTGGGAGTATAACGCAACTGCTGGAACATTCAACCTAAAAGAGAACTGCAGCTAA
- a CDS encoding YraN family protein — MGLKSYLLGRNGEKRAEAFLIKNGFTIREKNFHSRFGEIDIIAQKDGILHFIEVKLSEKSDPVYMITQKKMEKLLLAIEFYMMKNGLELPYQIDGVLIKKNTLEMIENLTIM; from the coding sequence ATGGGGCTCAAAAGTTATCTTTTGGGACGAAATGGCGAAAAAAGAGCTGAAGCGTTTTTGATCAAAAATGGTTTTACCATTCGAGAGAAAAACTTTCATTCCCGTTTTGGAGAGATTGATATCATCGCACAAAAGGATGGAATACTCCATTTTATCGAAGTGAAATTGAGTGAGAAAAGTGATCCTGTTTATATGATTACCCAAAAGAAGATGGAGAAACTTCTTTTGGCAATCGAATTTTATATGATGAAAAATGGCCTTGAACTGCCCTACCAAATTGATGGTGTTCTTATCAAAAAGAATACTTTGGAGATGATAGAGAATCTCACAATTATGTGA
- the rlmB gene encoding 23S rRNA (guanosine(2251)-2'-O)-methyltransferase RlmB: MIVYGKQIFHYIIDHHSHIIQRILLNKNVDAGVWNKLQRLGVKIERIDNKKAQALAKGGNHQGFLLEIEDYVFTPFEVVKNFDFLVLLYNVTDIGNIGSIVRSAYALGVDGLVISGLKDLKMEGVIRRSSGAALDLPIALQFNLYDAIKELQDRNFLVYAADMQGEDVRTKRFHGKRAILLGSEGEGVPKKAVQKCNEILKIEMKRDFDSLNVAAAAAIFIDRMRDE, from the coding sequence ATGATAGTCTATGGCAAACAGATATTTCATTACATTATCGATCACCACTCACATATTATTCAAAGAATATTATTGAATAAAAACGTAGACGCTGGGGTTTGGAACAAGCTTCAACGATTGGGTGTGAAGATAGAGCGGATTGATAACAAAAAAGCACAGGCCCTTGCGAAAGGGGGCAATCATCAAGGTTTTTTACTGGAAATCGAGGATTACGTTTTCACCCCTTTTGAGGTTGTAAAAAATTTTGATTTTCTTGTTCTTTTATACAATGTTACTGATATAGGAAATATAGGTTCCATTGTGAGAAGCGCCTATGCATTGGGAGTTGACGGATTGGTGATCAGCGGGTTGAAAGATTTGAAGATGGAAGGGGTGATTCGAAGAAGCAGCGGTGCGGCTCTCGATTTGCCCATCGCTTTGCAATTCAATCTTTATGATGCGATCAAAGAGCTTCAGGATAGAAACTTTTTGGTCTATGCAGCTGATATGCAAGGTGAGGATGTACGAACAAAGAGATTTCACGGCAAAAGAGCAATTCTGCTAGGGAGCGAGGGAGAGGGTGTTCCGAAAAAAGCGGTGCAAAAGTGTAATGAAATTCTAAAAATAGAAATGAAGAGAGATTTTGACTCTTTGAATGTAGCGGCTGCTGCAGCAATTTTTATCGACAGGATGAGAGATGAGTGA
- a CDS encoding type II secretion system F family protein, with product MKYFKIRYKIGNKKDSIVIEAENRIEAIEKFMQMQKGVMLEIREIPESPLMKLKKWIEQHQSPIKNRPVNLERYIALLDQLAIMLDAGLPLNFSLEETVKNEKDPMLKAIFTQILEDIESGMSLYASVERFKRQLGTLSLSLFRLGEETGTLAEQIAHLSQIYQEILDNRRKFRKATRYPIFIIVAMSIAFAIVTILVIPQFEEFFKESGMQLPLPTRFLLWLEHSLINFGPYILAGAVAISIVLSVLYKKSYKAQLFMDRMLLKIMIIGKATLYAMVSRFIYIFKVLHDAGIPMIEAMDIALQIVENRFLQERMRRIAIAIEEGRSLYQGFAESGIFENMVVEMIKAGEIGGGLGKMLRKINKIYKDRFDYIVDNIAVLIEPILIAAIAGFVLTLALGIFLPMWNLTEVAG from the coding sequence GTGAAATACTTCAAAATCAGATATAAAATCGGCAACAAAAAAGACTCTATCGTCATAGAAGCCGAAAATCGTATCGAAGCGATTGAAAAATTCATGCAGATGCAAAAGGGTGTGATGCTGGAGATCAGGGAGATCCCAGAATCACCTTTAATGAAACTAAAAAAATGGATAGAGCAACATCAAAGTCCTATCAAAAATAGACCGGTCAATTTGGAAAGATATATCGCACTGCTTGATCAGTTGGCCATTATGCTTGATGCCGGTTTACCGCTCAATTTTTCTTTAGAAGAGACCGTCAAAAATGAAAAAGATCCGATGCTCAAAGCCATTTTTACCCAAATTCTTGAAGATATCGAAAGTGGGATGAGTCTGTATGCTTCTGTGGAGCGTTTTAAAAGGCAGCTTGGCACACTATCTCTCTCTTTGTTTCGCCTTGGAGAAGAGACGGGGACGCTTGCTGAGCAGATAGCACATCTTTCACAAATATATCAAGAGATTTTAGACAATAGAAGAAAATTTCGAAAAGCGACACGATATCCTATCTTTATCATTGTGGCCATGTCGATAGCTTTTGCTATTGTGACGATTCTCGTAATTCCTCAGTTTGAGGAGTTTTTCAAAGAATCTGGAATGCAGCTGCCTCTGCCGACCAGATTTCTTCTTTGGCTCGAGCACTCTTTGATCAACTTCGGTCCATACATTTTAGCTGGTGCCGTAGCAATTTCTATCGTTTTGAGCGTTCTTTATAAAAAAAGTTATAAAGCCCAGCTCTTTATGGATAGGATGCTTTTAAAAATCATGATTATCGGTAAAGCGACGCTCTATGCGATGGTGAGTAGATTTATCTATATTTTCAAAGTATTGCATGATGCGGGAATTCCTATGATAGAGGCTATGGATATAGCTCTCCAAATTGTAGAGAACAGGTTTTTGCAAGAGAGAATGCGAAGAATAGCTATAGCGATAGAGGAGGGGCGAAGCCTCTATCAAGGTTTCGCGGAATCCGGAATTTTTGAAAATATGGTTGTAGAGATGATCAAAGCTGGTGAAATTGGTGGTGGACTCGGGAAGATGCTTCGAAAAATAAATAAAATATATAAAGATAGATTTGATTATATTGTCGATAACATTGCCGTTCTCATTGAACCGATTTTAATAGCGGCGATTGCAGGTTTCGTTTTGACGTTGGCTCTTGGTATATTCTTACCGATGTGGAATTTGACTGAGGTGGCTGGATAA
- a CDS encoding LL-diaminopimelate aminotransferase, whose translation MFDEIRFNKIERLPKYVFAAVNELKMAARRAGEDIIDFSMGNPDGPAPKHIIDKLIEAAQKPKNHGYSASKGIYKLRLAICNWYERRYGVALDPETEAVATMGSKEGYVHLVQAVTNPGDVAIVPDPTYPIHSYAFILAGGSVHKTYLKFNEHYEVDEEQFFKDLHKALNDAFPRPKYLVVNFPHNPSTATVTPEFYKELVRIAKKERFYILSDIAYADLTYDGYKTPSVLEVDGAKDVAVESFTLSKSYNMAGWRVGFVVGNKKLVGALQKIKSWIDYGMFTPIQVAATVALDGPQDCVEEIRKKYEHRRDVLIDSFGRAGWEIEKPRATMFVWARIPEQFRDIGSLEFSKELLTKAKVAVSPGIGFGEGGEEYVRIALIENEKRIRQAAKNIKKFLKEAQQ comes from the coding sequence ATGTTTGACGAAATACGGTTTAATAAAATAGAACGTCTTCCAAAGTATGTTTTTGCCGCTGTCAATGAACTTAAAATGGCGGCAAGACGGGCTGGAGAAGATATTATCGATTTTAGTATGGGCAATCCTGACGGACCGGCTCCCAAGCATATCATCGACAAACTCATCGAAGCGGCACAAAAACCGAAAAATCACGGCTATAGTGCGAGTAAAGGAATCTATAAACTCCGCCTTGCCATTTGCAACTGGTATGAAAGACGCTATGGGGTGGCCTTGGATCCAGAAACCGAAGCAGTGGCTACGATGGGAAGTAAAGAGGGGTATGTTCATCTTGTACAAGCTGTAACGAATCCTGGAGATGTGGCGATCGTGCCCGATCCAACCTATCCCATCCACTCCTACGCTTTTATTTTGGCTGGTGGAAGTGTGCATAAGACCTATTTGAAATTTAACGAGCATTATGAAGTGGATGAAGAGCAGTTTTTCAAAGATCTGCATAAAGCGCTTAATGACGCTTTCCCAAGACCGAAATATCTTGTAGTGAATTTTCCCCACAACCCCTCTACCGCAACTGTTACGCCAGAGTTTTACAAAGAGCTTGTTAGGATTGCCAAAAAAGAGCGCTTTTATATCTTAAGCGATATCGCCTATGCAGATCTTACGTACGATGGATACAAAACTCCGAGTGTTTTGGAAGTGGACGGAGCCAAGGATGTGGCAGTCGAGAGCTTTACCCTCTCCAAAAGCTACAATATGGCCGGATGGCGTGTGGGTTTCGTGGTAGGAAACAAAAAGCTTGTGGGGGCCTTGCAAAAGATCAAAAGCTGGATCGACTATGGAATGTTTACGCCGATTCAAGTAGCGGCTACCGTGGCTTTGGATGGTCCACAAGATTGTGTGGAAGAGATACGAAAAAAGTATGAGCACAGACGTGATGTATTGATCGACTCTTTTGGAAGAGCCGGATGGGAGATCGAAAAACCGAGAGCGACGATGTTTGTTTGGGCAAGAATTCCTGAGCAGTTTCGAGACATTGGGAGTCTTGAATTTTCCAAAGAGCTTTTAACGAAGGCAAAAGTTGCAGTCAGTCCTGGTATCGGATTTGGTGAAGGCGGGGAAGAGTATGTACGGATCGCACTGATCGAAAATGAAAAACGAATCCGGCAGGCTGCGAAAAACATCAAAAAATTTTTGAAAGAGGCTCAGCAATGA
- a CDS encoding prepilin-type N-terminal cleavage/methylation domain-containing protein — translation MRRGGFTLIELIFVIVIIGILAAVAIPKYKNLKQNAIVSNVIQAYYDLKGSGGASSYLNATELNGNDKADLNISDFYKFQGADWTVNGDTATYRSGKSDFNATFTYNNDGTVTVKLYCDTTKTAGQAAENALLAKGLDCSPSGTTYTIDLETQD, via the coding sequence ATGAGAAGAGGCGGATTTACACTGATCGAATTGATCTTTGTTATTGTCATTATAGGTATATTGGCGGCAGTTGCTATTCCTAAATATAAAAATTTGAAGCAAAATGCAATCGTATCAAATGTTATTCAAGCATATTATGATTTGAAAGGTTCTGGTGGCGCATCTTCCTATTTGAATGCAACTGAACTCAATGGAAACGATAAGGCAGACTTAAATATTTCTGATTTTTATAAATTCCAAGGTGCGGATTGGACTGTTAACGGAGACACTGCTACATATAGAAGTGGGAAAAGTGATTTCAATGCAACTTTTACCTATAATAACGATGGGACAGTGACAGTAAAATTATATTGTGATACGACAAAAACAGCAGGACAAGCTGCAGAAAATGCGCTCCTAGCAAAAGGATTAGATTGTAGTCCTTCAGGAACAACTTATACTATTGATCTTGAAACACAAGATTAA